The genomic segment CGTCGGCCACACCGAACCGGTCCGGATGCATTTCGCGCAGCCGGCCGGTCCGGTCGGCTACTGAAGGCCGACTGAGCACTGACCAGTGGTCGGCAGGGCGGTAGCCTGACACGATGCGCATCCTGGTTGTCGACAACTACGACAGCTTCGTGTTCAACCTCGTGCAGTACTTGGGGCAACTCGGAGTCGAGGCTGACGTATGGCGCAACGACGACGCCAGGCTCTCCGACCCACCGGACGGCCACGGCGCCATCGCCGCGCGATTCGACGGTGTGCTGCTCAGCCCCGGGCCGGGCACCCCGGAACGTGCCGGTGCGTCGATCGACCTGGTCCGCGCGTGTGCCGCGGCGGCCACCCCGCTGCTAGGCGTCTGCCTCGGGCACCAAGCCATCGGCGTCGCGTTCGGCGCCATCGTCGACCGTGCGCCCGAATTGCTACACGGCAAAACCAGCAGTGTCCACCACACCAATGTCGGTGTGCTGCAAGGCCTTCCGGATCCCTTCACCGCGACCCGCTACCACTCGCTGACGATCCTGCCCGAATCGTTGCCGCCAGTGCTCGAGGTGACTGCCCAGACTCGCAGCGGGGTCATCATGGCAGTGCGCCATACCGAGCTGCCGATCCACGGTGTGCAGTTCCATCCGGAGTCGATCCTCACCGAGGGCGGTCACCGGATGCTGGCCAACTGGCTGGCCTATTGCGGGTGGTCACGCGA from the Mycobacterium lentiflavum genome contains:
- a CDS encoding aminodeoxychorismate/anthranilate synthase component II encodes the protein MRILVVDNYDSFVFNLVQYLGQLGVEADVWRNDDARLSDPPDGHGAIAARFDGVLLSPGPGTPERAGASIDLVRACAAAATPLLGVCLGHQAIGVAFGAIVDRAPELLHGKTSSVHHTNVGVLQGLPDPFTATRYHSLTILPESLPPVLEVTAQTRSGVIMAVRHTELPIHGVQFHPESILTEGGHRMLANWLAYCGWSRDDTLIRRLENEVRSAVRPYFPAEPAATDRTSA